Genomic window (Streptococcus suis S735):
GCCAGTGGAAGGCGGAAGAGTAGCTATGATAAAGTTTTTAAGAAAAAAGCCAACTATCGAGCAACTTAAGAAAGTTCCTTATGCTTCTCAGTATACAGAGGTTCTACGTTCAATTTGGCGAGCAGATGTGCCTAAATACGGGATTTCTTCTACTTTACAAGGTGAATTACTTCGACAATTAGAAAAACTTCGTTGGGAAGCTCAAGCAAATGGCAATGTCAATTGGTGTGAAGAGCACTCAAACTACTGTCGATTCATAAAGGAGACTCTCTATAAAGGAAAACTCCTTTCTTCTCAACAGAAGCAAGAGTTAGTTTTAATAATGGATTATCTAAAATCGTGTGGTGAATATGCTCAAGCTTATCAAGAAAATTTGATTGATGATGAGGAATTAGAAATTGAGAAATTAGCATATGTTGATGACAATCTTTATGATAGAGTAGGGGATATGATTGCTTTCTTTTATCAGAGAACTTAGGTAAAGAACTAATGTTTAGTTAAGGATATCGCAACAGAAATTGCTATATAAGCTCTCTTCCGTTCCCACTACTTAAGGTGATTATCAAAAAAGTAAAAAAGAAAGAAAATTTAACTTCCCACCAAGAAACAAAGAAAGGAATGTTCGGTTAGTAGAAATAACTGAACACGGGACTGAATCGTCCCTTTGTATCTTAATTTATGTCAAACATTCAAAACATGTCCCTTGAGGACATCATGGGAGAGCGTTTTGGTCGCTACTCCAAATACATTATTCAGGAGCGGGCCCTGCCGGACATTCGTGACGGTCTCAAGCCCGTGCAACGTCGGATTCTTTATTCTATGAATAAGGACGGCAACACTTTTGACAAGGGTTACCGTAAGTCTGCCAAGTCAGTCGGAAATATCATGGGGAATTTCCACCCGCACGGTGATTCCTCTATTTATGATGCCATGGTCCGCATGAGTCAGGACTGGAAGAACCGCGAGATTTTGGTGGAGATGCACGGAAACAACGGTTCCATGGACGGCGATCCGCCAGCAGCTATGCGTTACACCGAGGCTCGCCTTTCGGAAATGGCTGGCTATCTCTTGGCTGACATCGAGAAAAAGACCGTACCATTTGCCTGGAACTTTGACGATACGGAAAAAGAACCCACTGTGCTACCAGCTGCCTTCCCTAATCTCTTGGTCAATGGAGCGACAGGAATTTCAGCAGGGTACGCGACTGACATCCCGCCGCATAATCTAGCGGAGGTCATCGATGCCGTTGTCTACATGATTGATCATCCAACAGCTAAGTTAGAAAAGTTGATGGAGTTCTTGCCTGGACCAGACTTCCCAACAGGTGCCATTATCCAAGGGGCTGACGAAATCAAGAAAGCCTATGAAACTGGTAAGGGCCGTGTCGTTGTCCGTAGCCGTTGTGAAATCGAGCAACTCAAGGCTGGTAAGAAACAGATTGTCATTACTGAGATTCCGTATGAAGTCAACAAGGCTGTTTTGGTCAAGAAGATTGATGATGTCCGTGTCAACAACAAGGTGCCTGGTATTGCCGAGGTGCGTGATGAGTCAGATCGGACAGGTCTGCGGATTGCCATTGAGCTGAAAAAAGATAGCGATGAGCAAACCATTCTCAACTACCTCTACAAATACACCGACCTACAAATCAATTACAACTTTAACATGGTGGCGATTGATAATTTCACACCGCGTCAGGTTGGCTTGCAGAAGATTCTGTCCAGCTACATCGCCCACCGCCGTGAGATTATCATTGCCCGTTCTAAGTTTGACAAGGAAAAAGCAGAGAAACGCCTTCACATCGTAGAGGGTTTAATCCGCGTCGTTTCCATTTTGGACGAGGTTATTGCCCTTATTCGTGCTTCTGAAAACAAGGCGGATGCTAAGGAAAACCTGAAAATCAGCTATGAGTTCAGCGAGGAGCAGGCAGAAGCAATCGTGACCTTGCAACTCTACCGCTTGACCAATACCGACATTGTGACCTTGGAAAATGAAGAAGCAGCCCTACGCGAGCAGATTCAGACCTTGGCAGCTATTATCGGCGATGAGCGGACCATGTTCAATCTTATGAAGAAGGAACTGCGTGAGGTCAAGAAGCAGTTCGGCAATCCTCGTTTGAGTGAATTGCAGGATCAGGCAGAAACGATTGAGATTGATACTGCCAGTCTGATTGTCGAGGAAGAAACTTTTGTCAGCGTGACCAAGGCAGGTTACATCAAACGGACAAGTCCTCGTTCTTTCAATGCCTCAACGCTTGAAGAAATGGGTAAGCGGGATGATGACCAGCTGATTTTCTTGCAGAATGCCAAGACAACTCAGCACCTCTTGCTTTTTACCAATCTTGGAAATGTTATCTACCGACCTGTTCATGAGTTGACAGATATTCGTTGGAAGGACATTGGTGAACACCTGAGCCAGACTCTCATGAACTTTGATACCAATGAAGAGATTATCTTCGCTGAATTGGTAGAGAATTTTGAAGAGGGGACTTATTTCGCGGTGACCAAATACGGTCAAATCAAGCGTGTGGAGCGGAAGGAGTTCACGCCATGGCGGACTTACAAGTCCAAGTCAACCAAGTATGCCAAACTCAAAGATGCAGAGGATGTGGTTATTACTGTATCGCCTGTAGTCTTGGATGACATCATGCTCATGACAGAAAAGGGCTACGCTCTGCGATTTAACATCGAAGAAGTGCCAATCATCGGTGCCAAGGCGGCCGGTGTCAAGGCGGTTAACCTCAAGGACGAGGATGTGGTGGCTGCGGCCTTTATCAGCAATACCAGCTCCGTCTATCTCCTGACCCAGCGTGGTAGCCTTAAGCGGATGGCGACGGAGGAAATCCCTGTGACCAGCCGTGCCAAGCGTGGTTTGCAGGTGCTTCGCGAACTCAAGGCTAAGCCTCACCGTGTCTTTGCGGCAGGTCCAGTCTTGACGGATCAGGGTGATTTTGATCTCTTTAGCACGGCAAATGAAGATGATACGACAAGTCAAATCCTTCACGTGCAGTCCAAAACAGGCAAACTCTATGAGGTTGATGTGACCCAGCTTAGCCTGTCTGAACGCACTAGCAACGGTAGCTTCATTTCGGATACCATTTCCGATGAAGAAGTCTTCAGAGCCTGGATAGACTAAAAAAGATGAAAAGATTGCTCGCAAAGAAGTCTTTTTGCTATACTGTAGAGGAGGTAAATGCTATGAAAATTATCAAATTATTTTTCAGTATAAAAGTCTATCTATGGCTTGTTCTGTCCTTCCTTCTGTTATTGTGTGGTGTATGGGGATACGGCTACATCTCTGGTGAAAAGAGTAATCAGCAGGAAGTGAGTGTCCATGCGGCTATTGAGTCTGTCGAGCAAGTCAATGAATTGGTATTTCTAAATACAGCTGTCCAGAAAATTGTGACCGCTAAAAACTACACGGTCTTATTTGGTCAAGAAATGCCCTTCTCAGAAAAATCAGCCCTCTTAATTATCAAGTACAAAGCAAAATTTGGTATCAAAAGTCCTGTATCCATTGAACATCTTTCTGAAAATCGGTACAAAATTACCCTTCCAGCCTTTGAAGTCATTGGATTGGAATTAGATGCAGAAGAACCTTATACCTTATATGATAAGAGTGGTGAGATACTGAGTTTTGCGACAGAAGAAATCGATACTGCCCAACTCATCACAGATGAATTTCAGTCGGTAGAGCAAGAAAAGTTTTTAGCAGATTATCAGGAAGACATAAAAGAGTCAGCCAAAAACTACTATCAAAATTTATTTAGTGCTATCTCACCTGAAATTCAACTAGAATTTGTTTTTAAAGAGTAAGAGTCTGGTTTACCAGGCTTTTTCTTATATTCACAAAATTTTCTGAATTTTTAATTGAAAATCACTTTCAAAAGTAGTAAAATATTAAAAAATGAATTTGGAGAAACTATATGACAGTGAACATTGACTGGGAAAACCTTGGTTTTTCTTATATGAAACTACCTTACCGCTTCATCGCTCATTTCAAAAACAGCCAATGGTCTGAAGGGCAGTTGACCGAAGATGCGGAATTGCACATTTCAGAAAGCTCACCAGCCCTTCACTATGGCCAGCAGGCTTTTGAAGGCCTTAAAGCCTATCGTACCAAGGATGGAAAACTCCAGCTCTTTCGTCCAGACCAAAACGCTGAGCGCCTGCAACGGACAGCTGACCGCTTGCTCATGGAGCCTGTACCGACGGATCTTTTCATCAAGGCTTGTAAAGAAGTGGTCAAAGCCAATGCAGACTACGTTCCTCCCTATGGAACTGGTGGTACCCTTTATCTCCGTCCGCTCCTGATTGGTGTCGGCGACATCATCGGCGTCAAACCTGCGGAAGAGTACATTTTCACAGTTTTTGCCATGCCGGTTGGTAACTATTTCAAAGGCGGCCTGGCTCCGACCAACTTCCTCATCCAAGACAAGTACGACCGTGCGGCACCAAATGGAACAGGGGCAGCCAAGGTTGGTGGTAACTACGCGGCGTCGCTCTTACCGGGCCAATATGCCAAAAAGCAGGGCTTCTCAGATGTCATCTACCTGGATCCAGCTACCCACACCAAGATTGAAGAAGTGGGGTCTGCTAATTTCTTTGGTATCACAGCTGATAACGAGTTTGTCACACCGATTTCACCATCAATCTTGCCGTCTATTACCAAGTATTCTCTCTTGTACTTGGCAGAGCATCGTCTGGGTATGAAGGCTGTGGAGCGTGAAGTCCTTGTCGAAGAATTAGACCAGTTTGTCGAAGCAGGAGCTTGCGGAACAGCTGCAGTTATCTCACCAATTGGTGGTATCCAGATTGCAGACAAACTCCATGTTTTCCATAGTGAAACAGAAGTAGGACCTGTCACTCGTAAATTGTATGAAGAATTAACAGGTATCCAGTTTGGTGATATTGAAGCGCCAGAAGGTTGGATTGTCGAAGTAGATTAATTTCAGAAGGCTTGCACTTGCAAGCTCTTCTCTTTTTTTGTAGAATAGTAAAAGTGAGGTT
Coding sequences:
- a CDS encoding branched-chain amino acid aminotransferase, yielding MTVNIDWENLGFSYMKLPYRFIAHFKNSQWSEGQLTEDAELHISESSPALHYGQQAFEGLKAYRTKDGKLQLFRPDQNAERLQRTADRLLMEPVPTDLFIKACKEVVKANADYVPPYGTGGTLYLRPLLIGVGDIIGVKPAEEYIFTVFAMPVGNYFKGGLAPTNFLIQDKYDRAAPNGTGAAKVGGNYAASLLPGQYAKKQGFSDVIYLDPATHTKIEEVGSANFFGITADNEFVTPISPSILPSITKYSLLYLAEHRLGMKAVEREVLVEELDQFVEAGACGTAAVISPIGGIQIADKLHVFHSETEVGPVTRKLYEELTGIQFGDIEAPEGWIVEVD
- the parC gene encoding DNA topoisomerase IV subunit A, producing the protein MSNIQNMSLEDIMGERFGRYSKYIIQERALPDIRDGLKPVQRRILYSMNKDGNTFDKGYRKSAKSVGNIMGNFHPHGDSSIYDAMVRMSQDWKNREILVEMHGNNGSMDGDPPAAMRYTEARLSEMAGYLLADIEKKTVPFAWNFDDTEKEPTVLPAAFPNLLVNGATGISAGYATDIPPHNLAEVIDAVVYMIDHPTAKLEKLMEFLPGPDFPTGAIIQGADEIKKAYETGKGRVVVRSRCEIEQLKAGKKQIVITEIPYEVNKAVLVKKIDDVRVNNKVPGIAEVRDESDRTGLRIAIELKKDSDEQTILNYLYKYTDLQINYNFNMVAIDNFTPRQVGLQKILSSYIAHRREIIIARSKFDKEKAEKRLHIVEGLIRVVSILDEVIALIRASENKADAKENLKISYEFSEEQAEAIVTLQLYRLTNTDIVTLENEEAALREQIQTLAAIIGDERTMFNLMKKELREVKKQFGNPRLSELQDQAETIEIDTASLIVEEETFVSVTKAGYIKRTSPRSFNASTLEEMGKRDDDQLIFLQNAKTTQHLLLFTNLGNVIYRPVHELTDIRWKDIGEHLSQTLMNFDTNEEIIFAELVENFEEGTYFAVTKYGQIKRVERKEFTPWRTYKSKSTKYAKLKDAEDVVITVSPVVLDDIMLMTEKGYALRFNIEEVPIIGAKAAGVKAVNLKDEDVVAAAFISNTSSVYLLTQRGSLKRMATEEIPVTSRAKRGLQVLRELKAKPHRVFAAGPVLTDQGDFDLFSTANEDDTTSQILHVQSKTGKLYEVDVTQLSLSERTSNGSFISDTISDEEVFRAWID
- a CDS encoding DUF4230 domain-containing protein, whose amino-acid sequence is MKIIKLFFSIKVYLWLVLSFLLLLCGVWGYGYISGEKSNQQEVSVHAAIESVEQVNELVFLNTAVQKIVTAKNYTVLFGQEMPFSEKSALLIIKYKAKFGIKSPVSIEHLSENRYKITLPAFEVIGLELDAEEPYTLYDKSGEILSFATEEIDTAQLITDEFQSVEQEKFLADYQEDIKESAKNYYQNLFSAISPEIQLEFVFKE